A window of Mangifera indica cultivar Alphonso chromosome 13, CATAS_Mindica_2.1, whole genome shotgun sequence contains these coding sequences:
- the LOC123194340 gene encoding uncharacterized protein LOC123194340 — protein sequence MENRIGTCNGAEIPRKSKSLDLKSLYKSRISMESQNTELKRKISSEDSDEKKRKKRRKSSKTVSISSLRNVDNCKNSLDEAYNGVLGSGSHDSKLKLSHKRDDSGGLNAIYLSLDDSSFQIPKRKRGFVGRRKVEVSQELKLPRQSCSKVSDDVVSKAMDGNMATKVESPKELATQVGSPTDLGVGAEFFKDSSIHVLRSKVKRKMGFDNFKEKRDSESNVARLLKEGAGHASNSAVSGGEFSLTKVNRKSESNLNWYLKEGECATHSVVNNRESLKKSNKISNSNLAGCLKEDEGCASQSVVNNGDSSLKKSRKNHDKRNDPTWDRSIAKEAKPIIDTSVEACGDALDDEENLEENAAMMLLSRFDPNCTGFSSNEKSIASMNGFSLLSSSEQDFSGHESVSFDAAGRALRPRTRHKERGQSRKRRHYYEIFSGDLDAYWALNRRIKIFWPLDQCWYYGLVSDYDKESKLHHVKYDDRDEEWINLRNEKFKLLLLPSEVPDKGARKRSKIREKGLEQGKGSLKPSKEKGKRDMTTKDDKCMGSCMDTEPIISWLARSTNRIKSLPLHAMKKQKRPDPSLTFEASFLSHEVVKPDVSLGSAFLKAKNNKLASTAKLLDSFIGGRRSEESSSCSPTHSKDSKLPIVYCRRRFRSTSSGNHVSTRTPSSITLLAPSIDGFVDSEEYDICMKMLAPDGALQSTGNTELLNLTIPLIESRQVRFEICFPVLSVLKYAFGAENFWLLRAVFLFHYGTVTTIWPIVNLEMLFVDNIVGLRFFLFEGCLKQAVAFVFLVLRVFHRPNEQGKYADLPLPVTSIRFKFSCIHNLGKQFVFTFYNFSEIKNSLWMYLDTKLKSHCQLSRQLSLSECTYDNIKAIQNGSNVLSMNSSLCRDSSLTKGLWKMSRQGVSREFTRVKVSQFFFPDRNQRKFPPFALSFTAAPSFFLSLHLKLLMEHRADHISFQGHDLVEHPECAATLMMDDCSSLEYCLDKHPETNHEHNASKSTLENNVKGTTRNAVSDGYVSVAKPELPAVSLSACVDGRSVRSPQKYENGDLNGAGTSGSSQDCEETGGQAIDRLQRWQCYSPKLECVRFERPSVDSDKTDAGSLSPLNGIRVEIPNFNQFERHVDREFRSAQRPTDLIWNMNGGIIPSRNPTAPRSTWNRNRNSFSSFAYLNQGWSDGKDGIARNNFGYGPRKPRTQVPYSSPFGGFDYGLRNRVHNQQGLPHARIRRANEKRLSDATRDSQKNLELLCCDANVLITHSDKCWRECGAQIVLELSDHNEWKLAIKLSGTTRYLYKAHQFLQPGSTNRFTHAMMWKGGKDWTLEFPDRSQWFLFKEMHEECYNRNIRAASVKNIPIPGVHLIEDCDDIETEVAFVRSSSKYFQQVETDVEMALNPSRVLYDMDSDDEQWIMKMRNSSESDISGLWEISEEMFEKIMDMFEKAAYSQQQDQFTPDEIEEFMAGVGPMDTIKIIYEHWREKRLKKGIPLIRHLQPPSWERYQQQVKEWEVAMSKSNCVIPNGCQGKAAPIEKPLMFAFCLKPRGLEVPNRGSKHRSHRKISVSGHSNLAMGDHDGFHNFGRRLNGFAFGDEKVVYTGLNYEYLDDSPLSQTSPRVFSPRVYSPRDAGSISCFSMSRYGFDKHQYQKLQRGKSKKFRVYEFSYDAPMVSPCNQQMMGKRNGIYRWNMGYSEWSSQRHLHPDGSQRHGPGQLDGSDLDEFRLRDASGVARHAHNMAKLKREKAQRLLYRADLAISKAVNALMIAEAIKASFDDENSDG from the exons ATGGAAAATAGAATAGGAACTTGCAATGGAGCGGAAATTCCTAGGAAATCAAAATCATTGGATCTTAAGAGCTTGTATAAATCAAGAATTTCAATGGAGTCTCAGAATACGGAGTTGAAGAGAAAAATTAGTTCAGAGGATTCTGatgaaaaaaagaggaaaaagaggagaaagagTAGCAAAACTGTGTCCATCAGTAGCTTAAGAAATGTTGATAATTGCAAAAACAGTTTAGATGAGGCGTATAACGGAGTTCTGGGTTCAGGTTCACATGATTCAAAGTTGAAGTTGAGTCATAAAAGGGATGACAGTGGTGGGTTAAATGCcatttatttgagtttagatgACAGCAGTTTTCAAATCCCAAAGCGCAAACGTGGTTTTGTTGGGCGAAGAAAGGTTGAGGTTAGTCAAGAGTTGAAGCTACCGAGACAGTCTTGTAGTAAAGTGAGTGATGATGTGGTGTCTAAGGCAATGGATGGTAATATGGCTACAAAGGTTGAGTCTCCAAAGGAATTGGCTACTCAGGTTGGGTCTCCAACAGATTTGGGTGTTGGGGCCGAGTTTTTTAAGGATTCTAGTATTCATGTTTTGCGGTCAAAGGTTAAACGCAAGATGGGTTTCGATAATTTCAAGGAAAAGAGGGACAGTGAGTCAAATGTGGCTAGGCTTTTGAAGGAGGGTGCTGGGCATGCCAGTAATTCAGCGGTAAGCGGTGGTGAGTTTTCTTTGACAAAGGTAAACAGAAAAagtgagtcaaatttaaattggtATTTGAAGGAGGGTGAGTGTGCTACTCATTCAGTTGTGAACAATCGTGAATCTTTAAAGAAGTCGAATAAAATTAGCAATTCAAATTTGGCTGGGTGTTTGAAGGAGGATGAAGGGTGTGCCAGTCAATCGGTTGTAAATAACGGTGACTCCTCTTTGAAAAAATCAAGGAAGAATCATGACAAGAGAAATGATCCCACCTGGGATAGAAGTATTGCAAAGGAAGCCAAGCCGATAATTGATACTTCTGTTGAGGCATGTGGTGATGCACTAGATGATGAAGAGAATCTTGAGGAAAATGCAGCTATGATGCTATTGTCACGATTTGATCCTAATTGCACTGGTTTCTCGTCAAATGAAAAATCCATTGCATCCATGAATGGCTTTTCTTTATTGTCGTCATCTGAACAAGACTTTTCTGGTCATGAATCTGTGTCATTTGATGCTGCTGGTAGAGCTTTACGACCAAGGACACGGCATAAAGAGAGGGGCCAGTCAAGGAAAAGGCGacattattatgaaattttctcTGGAGATTTGGATGCATATTGGGCATTGAACCggagaatcaaaatattttggcCTTTGGATCAGTGTTGGTATTATGGCCTGGTGAGTGACTATGACAAAGAAAGCAAGCTACATCATGTAAAATATGATGATCGGGATGAGGAATGGATTAATTTGAGAAATGAGAAATTTAAACTTCTTCTGCTTCCTAGTGAAGTTCCAGACAAGGGTGCACGTAAAAGATCCAAGATAAGAGAGAAAGGTTTAGAACAGGGAAAAGGAAGCTTGAAGCCTagcaaagaaaaaggaaagagagatATGACGACAAAGGATGATAAATGTATGGGTAGCTGCATGGACACAGAGCCCATCATTTCATGGTTGGCTCGATCTACTAATCGAATCAAATCTTTGCCTTTACATGCTATGAAGAAACAGAAAAGACCTGATCCATCGCTGACTTTTGAGGCGTCATTTTTATCTCATGAAGTTGTGAAGCCTGATGTTTCTTTAGGAAGTGCTTTTTTGAAAGCTAAGAATAACAAATTGGCCAGTACAGCTAAATTGTTAGACAGCTTTATTGGTGGTAGGAGGAGCGAGGAGTCTTCCTCATGTAGCCCAACTCACTCCAAAGATAGCAAACTTCCCATTGTTTATTGCAGAAGGCGGTTTCGGTCAACATCCTCAGGCAATCATGTTTCTACTCGCACACCTTCATCCATTACTTTGCTGGCCCCTTCCATTGATGGGTTTGTGGATTCGGAAGAATATGatatttgtatgaaaatgtTGGCTCCAGATGGAGCTCTTCAGTCCACTGGTAACACAGAGCTATTGAATTTAACCATACCACTTATAGAATCAAGACAAGTGAGGTTTGAGATATGCTTCCCAGTTCTTTCAGTTCTGAAATATGCATTTGGGGCAGAGAATTTTTGGCTGCTCCGTGCTGTATTTTTGTTTCACTATGGTACAGTGACAACAATCTGGCCAATTGTTAATCTGGAGATGCTTTTTGTTGATAATATAGTTGGCCTGAGATTTTTTCTGTTTGAAGGTTGCTTGAAGCAGGCTGTAGCCTTTGTCTTCCTCGTCCTGAGAGTATTCCATCGACCTAATGAGCAGGGGAAGTATGCTGACCTTCCATTACCAGTAACTTCAATCAGATTCAAGTTTTCTTGCATTCACAATCTTGGAAAGCAGTTTGTGTTCACTTTCTACAATTTCTCTGAAATCAAGAATTCGTTGTGGATGTATTTGGACACTAAGTTGAAAAGCCATTGTCAGCTTAGTAGGCAATTATCTCTTTCCGAATGCACTTATGATAATATTAAGGCAATTCAAAATGGAAGTAATGTGTTATCCATGAATTCTTCCCTTTGCAGAGACAGCTCTCTAACCAAG GGTTTATGGAAGATGTCTAGGCAGGGTGTCTCCAGGGAATTTACTCGTGTAAAAGTCAGCCAGTTCTTCTTTCCAGACAGGAATCAAAGAAAATTTCCTCCGTTTGCTCTTTCTTTCACTGCTGcaccttctttctttctcagCTTGCATCTTAAGCTGCTTATGGAACATAGAGCTGATCATATCAGCTTTCAGGGCCATGATTTGGTGGAGCACCCAGAATGTGCTGCTACTTTGATGATGGATGACTGTTCGAGTTTAGAGTACTGCTTGGACAAACATCCTGAAACTAATCATGAACATAATGCATCAAAAAGTACTCTTGAGAATAATGTGAAAGGTACCACGAGGAATGCTGTTTCTGATGGGTATGTTTCTGTTGCAAAACCTGAGTTACCGGCGGTCAGTCTCTCTGCCTGTGTTGATGGACGGTCAGTTAGATCCCCACAGAAATATGAAAATGGTGATCTGAATGGTGCTGGAACCTCTGGCAGTTCCCAGGATTGTGAAGAAACTGGTGGTCAGGCAATTGATCGGTTGCAGAGATGGCAATGCTACAGTCCTAAGTTAGAATGTGTTCGTTTTGAAAGACCTTCAGTTGACAGTGATAAAACAGATGCTGGGTCTCTTTCCCCTTTGAATGGTATCAGGGTTGAAATTCCAAATTTCAACCAATTTGAAAGACATGTTGATAGGGAATTCCGTAGCGCTCAACGCCCTACTGATTTAATTTGGAACATGAATGGTGGCATCATCCCTAGCCGAAACCCCACTGCCCCTAGAAGTACATGGAATCGAAATAGAAATAGTTTTTCATCGTTTGCATACCTCAATCAAGGATGGTCAGATGGGAAGGATGGCATTGCCCGTAATAATTTTGGTTATGGACCTAGGAAGCCACGCACCCAGGTCCCATACTCCTCCCCGTTTGGAGGATTTGATTATGGTTTGCGGAATAGAGTCCATAACCAGCAAGGGCTTCCGCATGCAAGAATTAGGAGGGCAAATGAAAAGAGATTGTCAGATGCTACTAGGGATTCCCAAAAAAACTTGGAGTTGTTATGTTGTGATGCGAATGTGCTAATTACACATAGTGACAAATGTTGGAGAGAATGTGGGGCGCAAATTGTACTAGAGCTTTCTGATCACAATGAATGGAAGCTAGCTATAAAACTTTCAGGAACCACAAGGTATTTGTATAAGGCTCATCAGTTCCTGCAACCTGGATCAACAAATCGTTTTACGCATGCTATGATGTGGAAAGGAGGAAAGGATTGGACATTGGAGTTTCCTGATAGGAGCCAGTGGTTTCTTTTTAAGGAGATGCATGAGGAGTGCTACAATCGTAACATTCGTGCTGCTTCAGTTAAAAATATTCCTATCCCTGGGGTTCACCTGATAGAGGACTGTGATGACATTGAAACTGAAGTAGCATTTGTTCGCAGTTCATCTAAGTACTTTCAGCAGGTTGAAACAGATGTTGAGATGGCTTTGAATCCATCGCGTGTATTATATGACATGGACAGTGATGATGAGCAGTGGATTATGAAAATGCGTAATTCTTCTGAATCTGACATTAGTGGCTTGTGGGAAATTTCTGAGGAGATGTTTGAGAAAATAATGGACATGTTTGAGAAGGCAGCTTATTCTCAACAGCAGGATCAGTTCACACCGGATGAAATAGAAGAGTTTATGGCTGGAGTTGGTCCCATGGAcacaattaaaatcatttatgaGCATTGGAGGGAGAAGAGGCTGAAGAAAGGAATTCCTTTGATCAGACATCTCCAG CCTCCATCATGGGAAAGATATCAACAGCAAGTGAAAGAGTGGGAGGTAGCTATGTCTAAATCTAACTGTGTCATCCCAAATGGATGTCAGGGGAAGGCTGCTCCCATTGAGAAGCCACTCATGTTTGCTTTCTGTTTGAAACCACGGGGATTAGAAGTGCCCAACAGGGGTTCGAAACACAGGTCACACAGGAAGATCTCAGTTTCTGGTCACAGCAATCTAGCCATGGGAGATCATGATGGATTTCATAATTTTG GAAGGAGATTAAATGGGTTTGCTTTTGGGGATGAAAAGGTTGTATATACAGGACTCAACtatgaatatttagatgatTCTCCATTGTCTCAGACGTCACCAAGGGTATTTTCTCCCAGAGTATATTCACCACGTGATGCGGGCAGCATTAGTTGTTTCTCCATGAGCAGATATGGATTTGATAAACATCAGTACCAAAAACTTCAGAGGGGCAAGTCAAAGAAATTCAGGGTATATGAATTCTCATATGACGCACCGATGGTGTCTCCATGCAACCAACAAATGATGGGCAAGAGAAATGGAATTTATAGGTGGAATATGGGCTATTCTGAGTGGTCAAGCCAGAGACATTTACACCCAGATGGGTCTCAAAGGCATGGCCCAGGACAACTGGATGGTTCTGATCTTGATGAGTTCAGGCTGCGCGATGCATCTGGTGTGGCTCGGCATGCACATAATATGGCTAAGCTGAAGAGAGAAAAAGCGCAGAGATTGCTCTATAGAGCTGACTTAGCAATTAGCAAGGCTGTGAATGCCCTCATGATCGCTGAAGCCATTAAAGCTTCTTTTGATGACGAAAATAGTGATGGGTAG